In a genomic window of Anoxybacter fermentans:
- a CDS encoding GntR family transcriptional regulator yields the protein MEFRIDRKSGVPIYIQLKEQIKSMIDRGILVPGDKLPTERELAEKLQISRNRVSVAYKELEDENIIVSRQGRGTFVAGEIAGVKEPGRKDKLLKIIDLALEEAMELGFSFDDFLTIAYVRAKEKEAQMSQIKVAFVECNKEQLDSLLKEIDLGPKVKKLSYLIQEIRKEPVRLKEALSAADLIVTTRFHFQELKKFLAGMNVELLEIAFEPKMSTIIKLARIPTGIPVGLICSTENFAKEVEKTLNRIGLGNVELKVNTNEEEEVLRKFIQGLDYIIVSPHRYHQVAMLAQGEKEIIEFASLPDHGSTKMLKMAMLDLKK from the coding sequence ATGGAGTTTCGCATAGATCGGAAAAGTGGAGTACCCATTTATATTCAACTCAAAGAGCAGATTAAAAGTATGATTGACCGTGGAATATTGGTACCGGGGGATAAATTACCTACCGAACGGGAACTGGCAGAAAAGTTACAGATCAGCCGCAACAGGGTTAGTGTAGCCTATAAGGAGTTAGAAGATGAGAATATCATTGTCTCAAGGCAGGGTAGGGGAACCTTTGTGGCAGGTGAGATTGCCGGTGTTAAAGAACCCGGTCGTAAGGACAAGCTTTTAAAGATTATAGATCTTGCCCTGGAAGAAGCAATGGAATTGGGATTTTCCTTTGATGATTTTTTAACTATTGCCTATGTGAGAGCAAAGGAAAAAGAAGCACAGATGAGTCAAATTAAAGTGGCCTTTGTTGAGTGCAATAAAGAACAATTGGATTCACTATTGAAGGAGATTGATCTAGGGCCAAAGGTGAAAAAATTGTCCTATCTAATTCAGGAAATCAGAAAAGAACCGGTCCGACTAAAGGAAGCATTGAGTGCTGCAGATTTGATAGTAACTACCCGATTCCACTTTCAGGAATTGAAAAAGTTTTTGGCTGGGATGAATGTAGAACTTTTAGAAATTGCTTTTGAACCAAAGATGAGTACTATTATTAAATTGGCGCGGATTCCAACAGGGATTCCCGTGGGGCTTATCTGTTCAACTGAAAATTTTGCAAAAGAAGTGGAAAAAACTCTTAACCGGATTGGTTTGGGTAATGTTGAGTTAAAAGTAAATACTAATGAAGAAGAGGAAGTATTAAGGAAATTTATTCAAGGCTTAGACTATATTATTGTATCACCTCACCGTTATCATCAGGTAGCTATGTTGGCCCAGGGGGAGAAAGAAATTATTGAATTTGCATCATTGCCGGATCATGGCTCTACAAAGATGCTGAAAATGGCTATGTTAGATCTGAAGAAATAG
- the glmL gene encoding methylaspartate mutase accessory protein GlmL, producing the protein MKTALLMDIGSTYTKVRFFDLECLELVASTRAHTTVETDVTIGINKALSQLKEQGVDWEKATYRLACSSAAGGLKMVAIGLVPELTAEAAKRAALGAGAKVLKVFSYELSDREMAEIQSLEPDLILLAGGTDGGNKKVILHNAKVLAHSSLDVPIVAAGNKSVAHEVEEILAKANKDVRVTENVMPELDKLNIEPARETIRQVFLERIIEAKGLEKAQEYVENLMMPTPAAVLAAAQLMADGTDDEEGLGELMVVDVGGATTDVHSLAKGDPAKSGVNLRGLPEPYAKRTVEGDLGMRYSAQALLDVVGVKLLKEALKEMGFELSSDEIKEKVYRLSKDVEYLPQTEVDKALDTVIGWAAVKFAVKRHVGRVEVIYTPFGSSYLQYGKDLTPLKIVIGTGGVIVNHPEPGKILKGAIFDDNDPTLLAPQNPQFWIDKQYILSAVGLLAERDPSAALKIAKKYIKPL; encoded by the coding sequence ATGAAAACTGCTCTATTGATGGATATTGGCAGTACCTATACTAAAGTAAGATTTTTTGATCTGGAGTGTTTGGAACTGGTGGCATCAACCCGGGCCCATACAACGGTGGAAACAGATGTAACTATCGGTATTAATAAAGCATTGAGCCAGTTAAAGGAACAGGGAGTTGATTGGGAAAAGGCTACTTATCGTTTGGCCTGCAGTAGTGCAGCTGGAGGGCTTAAAATGGTTGCCATTGGTCTGGTTCCTGAATTGACAGCGGAAGCGGCCAAAAGGGCAGCTTTAGGAGCTGGAGCCAAAGTTCTTAAAGTCTTCTCTTATGAACTAAGTGATAGGGAGATGGCTGAGATTCAGTCTTTAGAGCCTGATTTAATTCTTTTGGCGGGCGGAACTGATGGTGGAAATAAAAAGGTAATTTTGCATAATGCAAAAGTACTGGCCCATTCATCTTTAGATGTTCCCATCGTTGCTGCCGGGAATAAAAGTGTTGCCCATGAGGTGGAGGAGATTCTTGCTAAAGCCAATAAAGATGTCCGGGTAACGGAAAATGTTATGCCGGAATTAGATAAATTAAACATTGAACCTGCACGTGAAACTATTCGTCAGGTATTTCTGGAACGAATTATAGAGGCTAAAGGATTGGAAAAGGCACAGGAATATGTGGAAAATTTGATGATGCCAACACCTGCTGCAGTACTTGCTGCAGCTCAGTTGATGGCAGATGGTACTGATGATGAAGAAGGTTTGGGGGAATTGATGGTGGTGGATGTGGGTGGTGCGACCACAGATGTCCATTCATTGGCCAAAGGTGATCCAGCCAAATCGGGAGTAAACTTAAGGGGATTACCTGAACCCTATGCCAAACGAACAGTGGAAGGAGATCTGGGGATGCGTTATAGTGCCCAGGCCCTATTGGATGTGGTAGGTGTCAAATTGCTGAAAGAAGCTCTAAAAGAGATGGGATTTGAATTATCCAGTGATGAAATCAAAGAAAAGGTATACCGATTAAGTAAAGATGTAGAATATCTTCCTCAAACTGAGGTAGATAAGGCTTTGGATACGGTTATTGGTTGGGCTGCTGTAAAATTTGCGGTTAAGCGCCATGTGGGGAGAGTAGAAGTAATTTATACACCTTTTGGAAGTAGCTATCTGCAATATGGTAAAGATTTAACTCCTTTGAAGATAGTAATTGGAACCGGTGGTGTAATTGTAAACCACCCAGAACCTGGAAAGATTTTAAAAGGTGCTATCTTTGATGATAATGATCCTACACTCTTAGCTCCCCAGAATCCACAGTTCTGGATTGATAAACAGTATATTCTTTCGGCAGTAGGCCTCCTGGCTGAAAGAGATCCATCTGCTGCGTTAAAGATTGCTAAAAAATATATCAAACCTTTATGA
- a CDS encoding methylaspartate mutase subunit E — MELRNRKWDLDYFNQIREEVLKMWPTGAEVDLEEAVAYQKEIPAHKRFKDVLARAKKEGRTLIQPRAGVALINEHIDLLKYLQDEGEADLLPTTIDSYTRQNQYEEAQRGIEESRKMGRSMLNGFPAVNHGVAACRKVVESLDRPLQVRHGTPDARLLAEITLAGGFTDFEGGGISYNIPYAKDVSIEKTLFYWQYVDRLVGLYQEKGVEINREPFGPLTGTLVPPSISHAVAILEGLLAAEQGVKNLTLGYGQCGNLIQDVAAIQTLEELAIEYFNKFGYTDCQLTTVFHQWMGGFPQDEAKAFGVISWGAVTAALAKATKVIVKTPHEALGIPTKEANAAGLKATKQVVNMLRDQSIEDTEKLLIEKEMIKKEVRAIIDRVLDLGEGDLVQGIIKAFQAGVIDVPFAPSRYNLGKILPARDNNGAVRFLETGNLPFDAEIKEFHEAKLAERGQVEGREPSFQMVIDDIYSVGKGMLVGRPR; from the coding sequence ATGGAATTGCGTAACAGGAAATGGGATCTTGACTATTTTAATCAGATTCGGGAAGAAGTCTTAAAAATGTGGCCTACCGGTGCTGAAGTAGATTTAGAAGAGGCAGTTGCTTATCAAAAAGAGATTCCTGCCCATAAGCGATTTAAGGATGTATTAGCCAGAGCCAAAAAAGAAGGTAGAACCTTGATTCAACCCCGGGCAGGTGTAGCACTAATCAATGAACACATTGATTTATTAAAATACCTTCAGGATGAAGGAGAAGCTGATTTATTGCCAACAACCATTGATAGTTATACCCGCCAAAATCAATATGAAGAAGCACAGCGGGGGATTGAAGAAAGTCGAAAAATGGGACGTTCTATGTTAAATGGATTTCCGGCAGTTAATCACGGTGTTGCTGCATGTCGGAAAGTTGTTGAATCCCTGGATAGACCACTTCAGGTTCGGCATGGAACCCCTGATGCCAGATTATTGGCTGAAATTACCCTTGCAGGTGGTTTTACCGACTTTGAAGGTGGTGGAATCTCCTACAATATTCCTTATGCAAAAGATGTTTCAATAGAGAAGACATTATTTTACTGGCAGTATGTTGACCGGCTTGTCGGTCTGTATCAGGAAAAGGGAGTAGAGATCAATCGGGAACCCTTTGGTCCTCTTACCGGAACTCTGGTACCTCCTTCTATCTCCCATGCAGTTGCCATTCTGGAAGGATTATTGGCTGCTGAACAGGGAGTAAAGAACCTGACATTAGGTTACGGTCAGTGTGGAAATCTGATTCAGGATGTTGCTGCTATCCAGACCTTAGAGGAACTGGCCATCGAATACTTTAATAAATTTGGCTATACCGACTGTCAGTTAACTACAGTTTTTCATCAGTGGATGGGTGGATTCCCTCAGGATGAAGCTAAAGCTTTTGGGGTTATTTCCTGGGGAGCAGTAACTGCAGCACTGGCGAAAGCTACCAAAGTAATAGTTAAAACTCCTCATGAGGCACTGGGAATTCCAACCAAAGAAGCAAATGCCGCAGGCTTAAAGGCCACAAAACAGGTAGTAAATATGCTTCGTGATCAGAGTATTGAAGATACAGAAAAGCTTTTGATTGAAAAAGAGATGATCAAAAAAGAAGTTCGGGCTATCATCGATAGAGTTCTGGATTTGGGTGAAGGTGATTTAGTACAGGGAATTATCAAGGCTTTCCAGGCAGGAGTCATAGATGTTCCCTTTGCGCCATCCCGCTATAATTTAGGTAAGATTCTGCCGGCCCGGGATAATAATGGTGCAGTACGGTTCCTGGAAACTGGTAATCTACCTTTTGATGCAGAGATTAAAGAATTCCATGAGGCCAAATTGGCTGAACGGGGCCAGGTAGAAGGTCGTGAACCCAGCTTCCAGATGGTAATTGATGATATCTATTCTGTCGGTAAAGGTATGCTGGTAGGAAGACCGCGGTAG
- a CDS encoding IS1182 family transposase: MKRKNHNKKTFIEYNMNQTMLPLSFDVFIPENHLVRVVNSAIERMNIEPLLEKYKGGGRSSYHPKMMLKVIVYAYTQRIYSSRRIAKALRENIYFMWLSGNNKPDFRTINRFRSEIMKDVIDEVFASVLELLIEEGYVKLENYFLDGTKIEANANKYSFVWRKATKKYKARLRAKINELLKEIEKTNEEENRLYGDNDLEEMGEGKEIDSKKLEEKIKELEERLEKNSKNKKLKKTIKELKTKCLPRMKKYEQQEEILNGRNSYSKTDTDATFMRMKEDHMKNGQLKPAYNVQIGTENQFVVGYSIHQRPADSRCLIPHLEKVKEVTGKIPENVIADSGYGSEENYDYLEKANTNIYVKYNTFHKEQKKKFKNDIFKVENWPYDKENDEFICPAQRRLIYCKTKEIKTENGYTKQIRYYKCENCDECELKENCTKAKGDRVIRINFKLREYKQKVKENLCSDKGMKLRSQRAIEAESVFGRIKGNWSFRRFLLRGLEKVKIEWGLLCIAHNLAKLATV; encoded by the coding sequence ATGAAGAGGAAAAACCATAATAAAAAGACATTTATTGAATATAATATGAATCAGACAATGTTGCCTTTGAGTTTTGATGTGTTTATTCCTGAAAATCATTTAGTAAGGGTGGTAAATTCAGCTATAGAAAGGATGAATATTGAACCCCTGCTTGAAAAATATAAAGGTGGGGGTAGAAGCAGCTACCATCCGAAAATGATGCTTAAGGTTATAGTATATGCCTATACTCAGAGAATATATTCATCAAGACGAATTGCCAAGGCACTTCGGGAAAATATTTATTTTATGTGGCTTAGTGGTAACAATAAACCTGATTTTCGGACGATAAACCGATTCAGATCAGAGATCATGAAAGATGTTATTGATGAGGTATTTGCATCAGTATTGGAACTTCTTATAGAAGAAGGATATGTAAAGTTAGAGAATTACTTTTTAGATGGTACAAAAATAGAAGCTAATGCAAACAAATATAGCTTTGTCTGGAGAAAAGCGACAAAGAAGTACAAAGCAAGGCTCAGAGCAAAAATTAATGAACTTTTAAAAGAGATTGAGAAAACCAACGAAGAAGAGAATAGATTGTATGGGGATAATGACCTGGAGGAGATGGGTGAAGGAAAAGAAATAGATTCAAAGAAACTCGAAGAAAAAATTAAGGAACTTGAAGAACGTCTAGAAAAGAATTCCAAAAACAAGAAGTTAAAGAAAACAATTAAAGAGCTCAAGACTAAATGTCTTCCCAGAATGAAAAAATATGAGCAACAGGAAGAGATTTTAAATGGACGAAACAGTTATTCTAAAACAGATACTGATGCAACTTTTATGAGAATGAAAGAAGACCACATGAAAAATGGGCAATTGAAGCCCGCATATAATGTTCAGATAGGTACAGAGAATCAGTTTGTAGTTGGTTATAGTATTCATCAAAGGCCGGCAGATTCAAGATGCTTAATACCTCATTTAGAAAAAGTAAAAGAAGTTACAGGTAAGATTCCGGAGAATGTGATAGCTGATTCAGGTTATGGTAGTGAGGAAAATTATGATTACTTAGAGAAAGCTAATACTAATATTTATGTTAAGTATAATACTTTTCATAAAGAACAAAAGAAGAAGTTTAAAAATGATATATTTAAAGTAGAAAACTGGCCGTATGATAAAGAAAACGACGAGTTTATTTGTCCTGCTCAAAGAAGACTCATTTACTGTAAGACAAAAGAAATTAAGACTGAAAATGGATATACTAAACAAATTAGATATTACAAATGCGAAAATTGTGATGAGTGTGAGTTAAAAGAAAATTGTACCAAGGCCAAAGGTGATCGAGTAATAAGAATAAATTTTAAATTACGTGAATATAAGCAAAAGGTAAAGGAAAACCTTTGTTCCGATAAAGGTATGAAACTCCGTTCTCAAAGAGCAATTGAAGCGGAATCTGTCTTTGGAAGGATCAAAGGTAATTGGTCATTCCGGAGATTTCTGCTTCGTGGCCTTGAGAAAGTAAAAATTGAATGGGGTTTACTGTGTATAGCCCATAACCTGGCTAAACTGGCAACAGTATAG
- a CDS encoding IS1182 family transposase — translation MKRKNHNKKTFIEYNMNQTMLPLSFDVFIPENHLVRVVNSAIERMNIEPLLEKYKGGGRSSYHPKMMLKVIVYAYTQRIYSSRRIAKALRENIYFMWLSGNNKPDFRTINRFRSEIMKDVIDEVFASVLELLIEEGYVKLENYFLDGTKIEANANKYSFVWRKATKKYKARLRAKINELLKEIEKTNEEENRLYGDNDLEEMGEGKEIDSKKLEEKIKELEERLEKNSKNKKLKKTIKELKTKCLPRMKKYEQQEEILNGRNSYSKTDTDATFMRMKEDHMKNGQLKPAYNVQIGTENQFVVGYSIHQRPADSRCLIPHLEKVKEVTGKIPENVIADSGYGSEENYDYLEKANTNIYVKYNTFHKEQKKKFKNDIFKVENWPYDKENDEFICPAQRRLIYCKTKEIKTENGYTKQIRYYKCENCDECELKENCTRAKGDRVIRINFKLREYKQKVKENLCSDKGMKLRSQRAIEAESVFGRIKGNWSFRRFLLRGLEKVKIEWGLLCIAHNLAKLATV, via the coding sequence ATGAAGAGGAAAAACCATAATAAAAAGACATTTATTGAATATAATATGAATCAGACAATGTTGCCTTTGAGTTTTGATGTGTTTATTCCTGAGAATCATTTAGTAAGGGTGGTAAATTCAGCTATAGAAAGGATGAATATTGAACCCCTGCTTGAAAAATATAAAGGTGGGGGTAGAAGCAGCTACCATCCGAAAATGATGCTTAAGGTTATAGTATATGCCTATACTCAGAGAATATATTCATCAAGACGAATTGCCAAGGCACTTCGGGAAAATATTTATTTTATGTGGCTTAGTGGTAACAATAAACCTGATTTTCGGACGATAAACCGATTCAGATCAGAGATCATGAAAGATGTTATTGATGAGGTATTTGCATCAGTATTGGAACTTCTTATAGAAGAAGGATATGTAAAGTTAGAGAATTACTTTTTAGATGGTACAAAAATAGAAGCTAATGCAAACAAATATAGCTTTGTCTGGAGAAAAGCGACAAAGAAGTACAAAGCAAGGCTTAGGGCAAAAATTAATGAACTTTTAAAAGAGATTGAGAAAACCAACGAAGAAGAGAATAGATTGTATGGGGATAATGACCTGGAGGAGATGGGTGAAGGAAAAGAAATAGATTCAAAGAAACTCGAAGAAAAAATTAAGGAACTTGAAGAACGTCTAGAAAAGAACTCCAAAAACAAGAAGTTAAAGAAAACAATTAAAGAGCTCAAGACTAAATGTCTTCCTCGAATGAAAAAATATGAGCAGCAGGAAGAGATTTTAAATGGACGAAACAGTTATTCTAAAACAGATACTGATGCAACTTTTATGAGAATGAAAGAAGACCACATGAAAAATGGGCAATTGAAGCCCGCATATAATGTTCAGATAGGTACAGAGAATCAGTTTGTAGTTGGTTATAGTATTCATCAAAGGCCGGCAGATTCAAGATGCTTAATACCTCATTTAGAAAAAGTAAAAGAAGTTACAGGTAAGATTCCGGAAAATGTGATAGCTGATTCAGGTTATGGTAGTGAGGAAAATTATGATTACTTAGAGAAAGCCAATACTAATATTTATGTTAAGTATAATACTTTTCATAAAGAACAAAAGAAGAAGTTTAAAAATGATATATTTAAAGTAGAAAACTGGCCGTATGATAAAGAAAACGACGAGTTTATTTGTCCTGCTCAAAGAAGACTCATTTACTGTAAGACAAAAGAAATTAAGACTGAAAATGGATATACTAAACAAATTAGATATTACAAATGCGAAAATTGTGATGAGTGTGAGTTAAAAGAAAATTGTACCAGGGCCAAAGGTGATCGAGTAATAAGAATAAATTTTAAATTACGTGAATATAAGCAAAAGGTAAAGGAAAACCTTTGTTCCGATAAAGGTATGAAACTCCGTTCTCAAAGAGCAATTGAAGCGGAATCTGTCTTTGGAAGGATCAAAGGTAATTGGTCATTCCGGAGATTTCTGCTTCGTGGCCTTGAGAAAGTAAAAATTGAATGGGGTTTACTGTGTATAGCCCATAACCTGGCTAAACTGGCAACAGTATAG
- the murI gene encoding glutamate racemase translates to MTRESPIGFLDSGVGGLTITSEVVKRLPGENIIYYGDNLHIPYGSKPQLEVREYVLTIIEYLVCEKKAKYVVIACNTATVAAIDTVRERFDVPVIGPVEEGAKKAVNSSKNQKIGLIAAEGTVKSGGYQNAIHKLNPDAEVVAVPAPKLVPLVESGKLYGPETEKVLREYLTPILNAGCDSIILGCTHYPFLTESIEKVSDGQLKIIFPGTEIARKIENDLKAKNLLNTAEKGEEICLTSQLDKVSKEFLQIGRKKLGMKLEFKELNLF, encoded by the coding sequence ATGACTAGAGAAAGCCCAATCGGCTTTTTGGACTCCGGTGTTGGAGGACTTACCATCACCAGTGAGGTAGTTAAAAGACTTCCGGGGGAGAATATCATTTATTATGGTGACAATTTACATATTCCCTACGGGTCAAAACCTCAGTTAGAGGTAAGGGAGTATGTACTTACAATTATTGAGTATCTTGTATGTGAAAAAAAGGCTAAATATGTTGTAATCGCCTGCAATACGGCAACTGTAGCAGCAATTGATACGGTGCGGGAGAGATTTGATGTACCGGTGATTGGCCCGGTTGAAGAAGGGGCAAAAAAAGCAGTAAATTCTTCGAAAAACCAGAAAATCGGCCTTATTGCTGCTGAAGGTACTGTAAAAAGTGGTGGATATCAGAATGCGATTCATAAATTAAACCCTGATGCAGAGGTGGTAGCTGTTCCTGCACCAAAATTGGTCCCATTAGTCGAGTCAGGTAAATTATATGGCCCTGAAACGGAAAAAGTTTTAAGAGAATATTTGACTCCAATTTTGAATGCTGGATGTGATTCCATCATTCTTGGATGTACCCATTATCCTTTTTTAACCGAATCCATTGAGAAAGTAAGTGATGGTCAGCTTAAGATTATTTTCCCAGGTACAGAGATTGCAAGAAAGATTGAAAATGATCTTAAAGCAAAAAATCTCCTTAATACTGCTGAAAAAGGTGAAGAAATCTGTCTAACCAGTCAGTTGGACAAAGTTTCTAAAGAGTTTTTGCAAATTGGACGCAAAAAGTTAGGTATGAAGTTAGAGTTTAAAGAATTAAACCTATTTTAA
- the glmS gene encoding methylaspartate mutase subunit S encodes MEKKTLVLGVIGADVHAVGNKILEYALTEAGFKVVNIGVMASQEEFINAAIETNADAILVSSLYGHGELDCQGFPQKCKEAGLDDVLLYVGGNLVVGKQDFEEVKKRFLEMGFHRVYPPGTMPETAIADLKKDLGIED; translated from the coding sequence ATGGAAAAGAAAACACTTGTTCTTGGAGTTATTGGGGCAGATGTTCATGCAGTGGGTAACAAAATCCTGGAATATGCATTGACAGAAGCCGGGTTTAAAGTGGTAAATATTGGTGTAATGGCTTCACAGGAAGAATTTATTAATGCAGCTATTGAGACCAATGCAGATGCCATTCTGGTTTCGTCCCTTTACGGACATGGAGAATTGGATTGTCAAGGTTTTCCTCAAAAATGTAAAGAGGCAGGTCTAGATGATGTACTTCTTTATGTGGGAGGCAATCTTGTTGTTGGAAAACAGGATTTTGAAGAAGTGAAAAAGCGCTTTTTAGAAATGGGTTTCCATAGGGTTTATCCACCGGGAACAATGCCCGAGACAGCTATTGCTGATTTGAAAAAGGATTTAGGGATTGAAGATTAA
- a CDS encoding GerMN domain-containing protein, translated as MRKIISLILLILVGIGVYYIWLNFFADDSIKLYFATKDGMGLQVEKRKVKGDKKWEAVRELIAGPTKPGLFPTIPPEVELLNIRVKNGLCVVNFNEKLITNHWGGSTGEILTVYSIVNTLCQFPDVERVQILVEGRKVQTLAGHLNLEESFEANEELVK; from the coding sequence ATGAGAAAGATTATTTCCTTGATTTTATTGATTCTGGTCGGGATTGGGGTTTATTATATCTGGCTTAATTTCTTTGCCGATGATTCAATTAAACTCTATTTTGCAACAAAAGATGGGATGGGTTTACAGGTTGAAAAACGCAAAGTCAAAGGAGATAAAAAGTGGGAGGCAGTTAGGGAATTGATTGCCGGGCCAACAAAACCCGGGTTATTTCCCACCATTCCTCCCGAAGTAGAACTTTTAAATATTCGGGTTAAAAATGGGTTATGTGTGGTAAATTTTAATGAAAAATTGATAACCAATCACTGGGGCGGGAGTACAGGTGAAATTTTAACCGTTTATTCTATTGTCAATACTTTATGTCAATTTCCTGATGTTGAGAGGGTACAAATTTTGGTGGAAGGGAGAAAAGTACAGACATTGGCCGGACATTTGAATTTAGAAGAAAGTTTTGAAGCAAATGAAGAATTGGTAAAATGA
- a CDS encoding N-acetylmuramoyl-L-alanine amidase family protein: MGRGKIFYNIFLVIILVLVWGSVATAADKMTLNIQGNIYNNVPFKVEDGELMVPVRIIVKELDGVLEWYELLKILKIRFDEYEIKMQVDNPKVQINPGGQIVQLPVPPRIVKGQVMVPLRFFTQYFGFFFKWDEKRKFAQIYKPSNWVLDLIFEEGISGERLVINSTKEVPYSTMVLENPDRLVIDLKQSALSARATDILWETYVFKSVRIRQFDEETVRVVVELNHKVQYRILKEKGPDGFKVIVAFVPGIRQIALTDKGISIRSSGEIGDYKVLELSKPDRLVIDLTDQTLQLVENKIKLDHPLIKQIRASQHSWDPKIVRIVLDLNERIGYNILRSEEANEIIVQTKSLNSGPIISSGSQLSKPFAAGQSNEKEKKTTTAEFILEDVKEGYGERELVGIEILEGLNQRVVLRTSTPVNYKVWYLPDPDRLVVDLEGAITRLDSEQIPAKQGNIKRVRMHQYPDKVRVVFDLNRYVNHNVLSTKQTQRIEISLGKNPLEGKIIVIDPGHGGSDPGAVGPGGLFEKDVTLDIGLKVRKLLRDSGATVIMTRDKDVYPTLGERVDLANQLNADIFVSIHCNSFVGIDPGGTETFISPTNKSGSLKLANAIQNNLVKTINLFDRGVKSDEFYVLNHTTMPAVLVEVAFISKKEEATLLADPEFRKKAALGIYEGVMAYFAQIMESGESQ, encoded by the coding sequence ATGGGTAGAGGGAAGATTTTTTATAATATATTTTTGGTAATTATTCTGGTTTTAGTTTGGGGGAGTGTTGCAACTGCTGCGGATAAAATGACCCTTAATATTCAAGGAAATATATATAATAATGTACCTTTTAAAGTAGAAGATGGCGAACTTATGGTGCCGGTAAGGATTATAGTAAAAGAATTGGATGGAGTATTGGAATGGTATGAACTTCTTAAAATTTTAAAGATCCGTTTTGACGAATATGAGATTAAGATGCAGGTGGATAATCCCAAAGTTCAGATCAATCCGGGTGGACAGATTGTTCAGCTTCCAGTTCCACCGCGAATTGTTAAGGGACAGGTTATGGTTCCTTTGCGTTTTTTTACTCAGTATTTCGGATTCTTTTTTAAATGGGATGAAAAAAGAAAGTTTGCTCAGATTTATAAACCTTCTAATTGGGTATTGGATTTAATTTTTGAAGAAGGGATTAGTGGGGAAAGATTGGTAATTAATTCAACAAAAGAGGTACCATATTCAACTATGGTTTTAGAGAATCCGGATAGGCTAGTGATTGATCTTAAGCAGTCAGCTTTAAGTGCCAGAGCTACCGATATCCTCTGGGAAACTTATGTGTTTAAAAGTGTGCGGATTAGACAGTTTGATGAGGAGACTGTTCGGGTAGTGGTGGAACTAAATCATAAGGTTCAATATCGGATTTTAAAAGAAAAGGGACCTGATGGTTTTAAAGTAATAGTAGCTTTTGTGCCTGGGATTAGGCAGATTGCTTTGACAGATAAAGGGATTTCTATTAGATCTTCAGGAGAGATTGGTGATTATAAGGTACTGGAACTTTCAAAACCGGATCGATTGGTAATTGATCTGACTGATCAGACTCTACAACTGGTTGAAAATAAAATCAAACTTGATCATCCTTTGATAAAACAGATTAGAGCAAGCCAGCATAGTTGGGATCCCAAAATTGTGCGGATAGTTTTAGACCTGAATGAAAGAATTGGCTATAATATTCTTCGTAGTGAAGAGGCCAATGAGATAATTGTTCAGACAAAAAGCTTAAATTCTGGCCCAATCATTAGTTCAGGCTCTCAACTGTCCAAACCTTTTGCTGCCGGACAGTCTAATGAAAAGGAGAAAAAGACTACTACTGCAGAATTTATTCTGGAAGATGTGAAAGAAGGGTACGGCGAACGTGAACTGGTGGGTATTGAGATTTTGGAAGGTTTGAATCAACGAGTGGTGCTCAGGACCAGTACCCCTGTGAATTACAAAGTATGGTATTTACCAGATCCAGATCGGTTGGTGGTTGATTTAGAAGGGGCCATTACCAGGCTTGATTCTGAACAAATTCCTGCTAAACAAGGGAATATCAAAAGAGTAAGAATGCATCAATATCCTGATAAAGTCAGGGTAGTTTTTGATCTGAACCGGTATGTTAACCATAATGTGCTCTCAACAAAACAGACTCAAAGAATTGAGATTAGTCTGGGTAAGAATCCTCTGGAAGGAAAGATTATTGTTATCGATCCTGGACATGGAGGCTCTGATCCAGGTGCAGTTGGCCCTGGGGGGTTATTTGAAAAAGATGTGACTCTGGATATAGGGCTAAAAGTTCGAAAACTTCTTAGAGATAGCGGTGCTACTGTTATAATGACCCGGGATAAAGATGTATATCCTACCCTGGGAGAACGGGTTGACCTGGCTAATCAGTTGAATGCAGATATTTTTGTCAGCATTCACTGTAATTCCTTTGTTGGAATTGATCCGGGTGGAACTGAGACTTTTATTTCACCGACCAATAAGTCGGGAAGTTTAAAATTGGCTAATGCAATTCAAAATAATCTGGTTAAAACTATTAATCTCTTTGATCGAGGGGTTAAATCTGATGAATTTTATGTTTTAAATCATACAACTATGCCTGCGGTTTTAGTGGAAGTGGCTTTTATATCCAAAAAAGAAGAAGCTACTTTACTGGCTGATCCTGAATTTCGTAAAAAAGCTGCATTAGGTATTTATGAAGGTGTTATGGCCTATTTTGCGCAAATTATGGAAAGTGGTGAAAGCCAATGA